The Saprospiraceae bacterium genome includes the window TGGGGTTTTAGCGTAGTGCCTTAGGCAGTCCAACTTCCGAATTCCGACTTTTCAGTATCAATCTGCTCAATTTGACTACGCTTTCAAGCGGAAACACTTTGCATGAGAAATCGCTGAATGTTGCCTGTTTTTGTTGTTAAGTTGTTGTTTTTCAATGAATTGAGAAAAGGAAAGTGGTCCCGCCAGGACTCGAACCTGGATCTAGAGTTTAGGAAACTCCTATTCTATCCCTTGAACTACGGGACCATGTATTTCTGTTGAACTTGGCTGGGTATTACACAACAAATATGTAATCGACCGCAAATGTATTACTTTGACGCGTCTTTTCCAATCCTTTGAACGCATACTCTATGCCAAGGTTCATTATTTTTGTAAAGATAGGTTATGCGGAGGATTGACCATACCATAAAAACGAAAATTGTTGTAATCTAAAACGAAACGCCATGATGCACAAAACAATACGCTTTTCACTAGCCATCCTGCTGGTCGGCTCCCTTAGCAGCCTTTTTGCCACGGAAACCTCAAGCTCCTATGCAGCCCTCAATGGAGGGGAATACACCGTCGTCGTGGAGGGTTACGACTGGGGACCTGCCGTCAGCAAAGTCATTCTTTCGCTGGATGAGTCGGCCACCGCGGCCAATATGTCGGATTATAGCGTTGCGGTGAAACGGAGCACCGCTTGTTTTGAGATAGCCGAGGCGCAAGCCACTGGCAGCAGAACCGTCTTATACGCCTACGTATCAGATGCAAAAGGCAAAGTCCAGGCGAAAGGCAGTTATATCACCCTTGTCTTGGCCGTAGCGCCCAATATGCCGCTGGCTTCTCCCATTCAATATTCGCGTAATGAAAATTGCCGGGGCAATAATTGGATCGATTACAAATTGACCATTACCCATATCGCCAGCAAAAAGGTGTGGAATAAGGAAGTTGATCGCATCATTCCGCTCATTGATGACTTCGATCTTTCCGGTAAATTTGAATATGGCGAAGGCCAAACGATGTCCTACGCCTCCTTTACACCCCAAACCAGCAAAGAAAAATCGCCCCTCATCATTTGGCTCCACGGCGGCGGCGAAGGCGGAACCGATCCTTCTATTCCGCTCATTGCCAACCGTGCGGCCAATTATGCCTCGGAAGAAATTCAGGCTTATTTTGGTGGAGCCTATGTGTTGGTGCCACAATGCCCAGGTGCCTGGATGCATAATGCCAAGGGCGTAACGACTCACGGAGAAGAGGATGATATTTATAATCAACCCTTGATGGCTTTGATCAAGGAATATGTGGCGGCCCACCCGAAGATTGATACCGATCGGATTTACCTCGGCGGTTGCTCCAATGGTGGCTATATGACCCTCAAATTGATCCTGTTGTATCCTGATTTTTTTGCTGCGGGTTTCCCTAGTGCCTTGGCTTACCAGTCAGAATTCATTACAGACCAACAAATTGAGCGCATTAAGCAGTTACCGATCTGGTTCATCCAATCCAAAGACGATCCGGTAACCATTCCGGAAAAAACAGTTATTCCTGTTTACCAACGATTGAAAGCGGCTGGTGCCCCAGATGTACACTTCACTTTCTATGACCATGTCGTCGACCTGAGCGGGTTCTTTGGTGGCGAAAACTATCATTATAACGGCCATTGGTCTTGGATTTATTCCCACGCTAACCACTGCAAACGAGATCTTGACGGAACCCCCGTCACCCTTGGTGGCAGACCCGTAACCATCATGGAATGGCTGGCAGCAAAGACTAAGTAACGTAAGGTTTACGATAAAGGACTCCGCCATTAGCAGATTCGGCGTTAAGAAACAGTCTGTAACGAAGAGCCCGCACAAAAAACTGTTTGAGCTTCGA containing:
- a CDS encoding PHB depolymerase family esterase — protein: MMHKTIRFSLAILLVGSLSSLFATETSSSYAALNGGEYTVVVEGYDWGPAVSKVILSLDESATAANMSDYSVAVKRSTACFEIAEAQATGSRTVLYAYVSDAKGKVQAKGSYITLVLAVAPNMPLASPIQYSRNENCRGNNWIDYKLTITHIASKKVWNKEVDRIIPLIDDFDLSGKFEYGEGQTMSYASFTPQTSKEKSPLIIWLHGGGEGGTDPSIPLIANRAANYASEEIQAYFGGAYVLVPQCPGAWMHNAKGVTTHGEEDDIYNQPLMALIKEYVAAHPKIDTDRIYLGGCSNGGYMTLKLILLYPDFFAAGFPSALAYQSEFITDQQIERIKQLPIWFIQSKDDPVTIPEKTVIPVYQRLKAAGAPDVHFTFYDHVVDLSGFFGGENYHYNGHWSWIYSHANHCKRDLDGTPVTLGGRPVTIMEWLAAKTK